From Acidobacteriota bacterium, a single genomic window includes:
- a CDS encoding TonB-dependent receptor — protein sequence MNLTVAPKSSLKMAFFAVAVIAAFFVLVSDSRANTSGTKRGGLGIIKGFVKDQTGNPIAEAYVMISSAETSRLVKQVRSATNGSFLAKVLPGTYKLLAVAQGFNPISLSEVEVNRSGEFVYKFSLERAGSGNTLPEKRGDRNSSRWSIRASAIRNSVYQNTEGETPIDGDDVVDAEPADVQSRSERKSQTVIETFAATRDGAAFGGANFATLLPLTENSELVIAGQTTTGATSPQRLEARYTFRPNDSHQIRINTSVAKLGSVELGDQQKQIGQFSVQATDEWRVKNGFVLVLGFDYSKFIGAGDDFSVSPRLGLQYDINSRTRFRSAYTTQNEDRTWSRAIELEDSTVMFREPVAVSDFVVENNRPRMNRSSRFEFGVERILDSNSTIEANVFFDLTNSRGVGLMNIPFEFTGGEVNDFVANQQGRAQGARVVYSRRLNGLFSTSAGYSFGNGQKLSEKAITTPASAFEDALFQTFFGQFDAALKTGTQVKTVFRLSSQATVFAIDPFQGRMMIYDPGLSVLVTQSLPTLGLPIRAQAVIDARNLFDFQTGINGEEGSLKLSSQKRALSGGIMVRF from the coding sequence ATGAATTTAACTGTTGCCCCTAAATCAAGTCTGAAAATGGCGTTTTTCGCCGTCGCCGTAATTGCGGCGTTTTTCGTCTTGGTGTCTGATAGCCGGGCAAACACTTCCGGCACTAAGCGCGGCGGTTTGGGAATCATCAAAGGATTTGTCAAAGACCAGACGGGAAATCCGATTGCCGAAGCATACGTGATGATCTCGAGCGCGGAGACCTCGCGCCTCGTCAAACAGGTTCGATCGGCAACGAACGGCAGTTTTCTTGCAAAAGTACTTCCGGGAACATACAAACTTCTTGCCGTTGCGCAGGGTTTCAATCCGATTTCGCTCTCGGAAGTCGAAGTGAACCGCTCGGGAGAGTTCGTTTATAAGTTCAGTCTTGAACGCGCCGGGAGCGGCAACACGCTTCCCGAAAAGAGGGGCGACCGAAATTCCTCGAGATGGAGCATTCGTGCCTCAGCGATCAGAAATTCGGTTTACCAGAACACCGAAGGCGAGACTCCGATCGACGGCGACGATGTTGTCGATGCCGAACCTGCCGACGTTCAATCAAGATCGGAGCGAAAGTCGCAAACCGTAATCGAGACTTTTGCTGCAACGCGCGACGGCGCTGCTTTCGGAGGCGCAAATTTCGCCACTCTTCTGCCGTTAACCGAAAACTCCGAACTCGTTATCGCCGGTCAAACAACAACCGGCGCGACGTCGCCGCAACGGCTCGAGGCGCGCTATACCTTCCGACCAAACGATTCACATCAGATCCGCATCAACACCAGCGTCGCGAAACTCGGCTCCGTCGAACTTGGCGACCAGCAGAAGCAGATCGGGCAATTCTCGGTTCAAGCAACCGATGAATGGCGCGTGAAAAACGGCTTCGTTCTTGTGCTCGGATTTGATTATTCGAAGTTCATCGGCGCCGGCGACGATTTTTCCGTCAGCCCGCGACTCGGCCTCCAATACGATATCAACTCGCGCACCCGTTTTCGATCTGCGTACACGACGCAGAATGAGGATCGAACGTGGTCGCGCGCGATCGAACTTGAAGATTCGACCGTGATGTTTCGGGAACCTGTCGCGGTCAGCGATTTTGTCGTTGAAAACAATCGTCCGCGGATGAATCGTAGCAGCCGGTTCGAGTTCGGCGTCGAACGGATCCTGGATTCGAATTCGACGATCGAGGCAAATGTCTTTTTCGATCTGACGAACAGCCGCGGCGTCGGCTTGATGAACATCCCGTTTGAGTTCACGGGCGGCGAGGTCAACGATTTCGTGGCGAATCAGCAAGGTCGGGCGCAGGGAGCGAGGGTCGTGTACTCACGCCGGCTGAACGGACTTTTCAGCACTTCGGCCGGTTATTCGTTCGGAAACGGCCAGAAACTGTCCGAGAAGGCGATTACGACCCCGGCGAGTGCTTTTGAAGACGCGCTTTTCCAAACGTTCTTTGGCCAATTCGACGCCGCGCTCAAGACCGGAACACAGGTCAAAACGGTGTTTCGGCTTTCATCGCAGGCAACCGTCTTCGCGATCGATCCGTTTCAAGGCCGGATGATGATCTACGATCCGGGTTTGAGTGTTTTGGTGACGCAATCGCTGCCGACTCTTGGGCTTCCGATACGCGCCCAGGCGGTGATCGACGCGCGAAATTTGTTCGACTTTCAGACGGGCATAAACGGTGAGGAGGGCAGCCTCAAACTTTCGTCTCAGAAACGCGCCTTGAGCGGCGGAATTATGGTCAGGTTCTAG